Genomic window (Capricornis sumatraensis isolate serow.1 chromosome 16, serow.2, whole genome shotgun sequence):
GCTTATGTTCTATTTGTATGAGTTAGTTTTTGTTATATAACAAACTACCCTAAACTTAGTAACTTAAAACTTTGTTATGTTTCATGATTCCAATTGGTTACATGGATCTTCTATCAGGAGTGACTTGTTTGGGGCTAGATGGTGTAAAATAAAGCTGAATAGCCTTATTCAGATGTCTCATGTCTGGCAGTTGGTCAGTATCAATGTTATAATGGCCATGTGTTGACCATATGTCTCTCTTCAAGGACACCAGCCCAGGCTTATTTTGTGATCACAGGACTATCAAAACCAGCAAAAGAGACCAACCCCAAAATACAAGTACTTTTCAGATTTCTGTTTGTCTCACTTTTGTCCCAGTGGCCAAAGCAAATTAGAGAGTCAGTGTGTAAGAGGAACACCCAAAAATGTAAATaagcagagaatttttttttacacaatCTACTACACTATTTTagaacaaaaaagagaaacaggtattttatttcttataataatTTCCCAAATAGAGTAATCTAATTAAATCTCAGTCTTTAAGATGATTTCCATGTAGCcaatcactttcttttttatttctaataatatttAGTAAGTAGTAGATGCTCAAggtatgtttattgaatgaatgagtgaaatgaATACAtctatgaatgaataaacaaatgaatttcATACCCAATATGGAGCAGCCTAAATCATAACCCTCCTTTCTCACTTGTGCCCATACATATCATTCCTATAATTCTGGAGCTTGTTGACTTGAGATACttggaaatttttaaacataGCTCTCATCTCACCACTGGATTATCTGCTTATATTTTAGGAAATTGGAAAGAGAGCTGCAAACCCCAGGAAGAAAGATTCAGCTATTTAGACCATGAAAATCTTTCCTGCTGGCAAGGCTGGAAGACTGCCAGCACTCCGATATATGAGAATAAAAACTATGTGGAAATGGTTCAAGGTATAGATTCCAAAGACCTAAAGCAGCAACACCTTTCTCGCTATCAAGAATGGTCAACACTCCCCACACAAGTAGCAGGGTATGGGAACTATGAACTGACTTTTGAAGGCAAAAGTCCCAGGAACTTAAAATATACCAAGTGTATACCTTGTTGGTCCTTAGAAAGGAAACACTCTGAAGACGATGGTAGAAAAATCTATGTGAGTGATTCATGTGGTTTTCAAGGACTCAGATACCATGTTGGCATATCCAGGAGAAATCTCTCTCTGGAAAAAGAACAGAAGCTTAAACGTCAGCATTCTATCCCAGGACAGGAAGCCTTTCCAGAGTACATTGGGGAGATATGCCAAAATTACCTGCTGAAAGGCTCTATGGAAGAGAAATACTGTGCAtgtaaaaaatgtaaagaaatttaTTACTGGAACTCACAGTGTGTTCTCCACAAGAGAAATCAACTTGGAGAAAAGTTGTATGCGTGCTCCATCAGCCCCACATGCTTCCCTCAGAGATCAGACCTATACAGACATCCAAGAATCCACACAGGTAAGCAGCTGTACAGATGTGATGAAGTTGCCAGTAACTTTAGTCAGAGCTTTGGtgttcactttcatcagagaGCCCACCCAGGGGAGGTACCTTATATATGTAACCTGTGTAGTAATAGCTTCAGTCAGATCCCCAGGCTTCACCATCAAAGATTCCACCTGGAAGAGAAACTCTATAAATTGCAGTGTGATAAGGACCTTGGTAGAAATTCGTTGCTTCACATTCACCAGAGACTTCACATAGGAGAGAAGCCTTTTAAGTGTGATCAGTGTGGTAAGAGTTTTAGTCGGAGTTCAGTACTTCATGTTCATCAGAGAGTCCACAccggagagaaaccatataagtGTGATGAGTGTGGTAAAGGCTTCAGTCAGAGCTCAAATCTTCGAATTCATCAGTTAGTCCACACAGGAGAAAAGTCCTATAAATGTGGTGACTGTGGTAAGGGCTTTACCCAGCGCTCAAATCTTCAAATCCATCAGAGAGTGCATACAGGAGAGAAGCCATACAAATGTGACACCTGTGGGAAGGACTTTAGTCACAGCTCAGATCTTCGCATTCATCAGAGGGTCCATACGGGGGAGAAACCCTATATTTGTCATGAATGTGGGAAGGGCTTCAGCAAGAGTTCAAAACTTCACACTCATCAAAGAGtgcatactggagagaaaccctataaaTGTGAACAGTGTGGTAAAGGTTTCAGTCAGCGTTCACATCTTCTCATTCATCAGAGAGTCCATACAGGAGAAAAACCCTATAAATGTGATGACTGTGGAAAGGGCTTTAGTCACAGCTCAAATCTTCATATTCACCAGAGGATCCACACAGGAGAGAAGCCTTATCAATGTGCTAAGTGTGGTAAGGGTTTCAGCCACAGCTCAGCTCTTCGAATTCATCAGAGAGTCCACACAGGAGAGAAAACTTATAAATGCCATGAGTATTACAAGGGATTCAATCAGAATTCACATCTTTACAATAACTGCAGAAGAGAAACCTTGTAATTCTGTTCATTTTGTTGTAACGGCTTTAATCAAAGCTTCACTTTAAGCCTAGTAAATGCTGCTGGAAAAGTGCTATAAATAACCCAAATAATCCCAAGCACCATTTAAAATTTCCTCTAATTCCTACTAAGAATCATTTGCTTTAAGAAGAGATGCGTaggacagtattttaaagtattttctttttctatcataTATATTAGGTATagtagtgtgtgttagttgctcaattgagtccgactctttgcaaccccatggactgtagcctgccgggctccacTGTGCATCGAATTCTCctgtcaagaatactagagtgggtagccattcccttctccaggggatcttcctgacccaaggattgaacccaggtctcctgcattgcaggtgaattctttaccatcttagccaccagggaaaccccatatgcatagttattataaaatatgtaaatgagtCAAGAAGAAAATGTCTCATCCTGTTTCATTCTAAGTCTTTTTTCTGTGCATTTTCATGTGCATGAAATCATACTGTACGTTCAACTTTGTATTTTCACTGACTTCAAAACATTTGCTTGTATTTTGGTTTGAATTGAAATTGGCTAGCTCTCAATGAACAGCAAGAATCTTGACTCAACTGTAAAGTCCCTTAGAagctacagaaaaaaagaaaatatgcaaaaccTGTAACTCAAACTGGCAGACAACTCAGATATGGAAGAATTAACTAAAGGGTCAGTAAATTTCAATTGCTTATGAGAAAAGATCAGAAAACACTGTATTTCCCTTTATCCAAGACAGGATATCGTAGATAATTTAtttctgtcaaccagaaaactcaagAACCATCCTTTTCTTGCAAGGGTGCTACACTCTGAAGTTACCATAACACACTCCCACCCATTCCCCTGCCCAGTTTTCTATATTTATGCATTCGTTTAGACCCTAGGAGGTGTGGAAAAATTCTGGTTATCTACTAAACCTAAGCGGGAGAACAGACACAGAACTCTCCAATAGTAAATGTCAAGAGACAGTGTAATAACACCTTCAGAATTGTGAGACTCAAAAATCTGTTATCACCTATATTTTTTCTTATCAACTAAATTGTCTTTATATCTATAGGTAACAGATAAgcaaaaccaacaaaaacaaaacccagaaaacaTATATACCTTTCTTAAACAGATCTCAAGAATGTGGAAGTCATAATGTAAAAGGACGGTAACAAACACTAAAATCAGTTAAACATGCAGTTAATTCTGAATTGTTAATTTGTTTACAAAacttgaaaaatgttaaaatagttGTACAAGAAGGTATTAATATAGAAATGCTGAGTATAAGAACATTATATTAAAGACTGGATGGGATAGTAGGATTATCAGGTAAAGGAATCCAGGACACCCAATCTGATTTTTCAGatgagttcaattcagttcagtcgctcagtcgtatctgactctgtgaccccgtggactgcagcacaccaggcttccctgtccaacaccaactcccggagcttgctcaaacttacatccatccagtcggtgatgccatccaatcatctcatcctctgttgtccccttctcctcctgccttcaatcaggtttttctgaattttcatcATATATCTGATTTTTCAGATCTACAATGATCATTTTTTATAAGCATGTCCCAAATACTGCATGGAACTTATACTAAGAAAGTATTTgcttatatgaaattcaaacttAACAGCAccctgtgtttttatttgctaaattttgCCAACAAGATCAGGGAAGAATAGCAAAAGAAAGTATTCTACATTTATGGTCTTAAATAGCATGGATTCATTACATTTTCTTGAATTTAACAATTCTAGAAATAAAggcctaaaattttttttttacagagttcaaaattacaattaaaagaactaaagaaagcgCATATATTTCAAAACACgaagataaaaacaaagaatattcAGTCCCTAAAgcaaaaggcagaaaacaaaaacaatagattTAAAAAACTAGAGAACACATATCTAGGTGAGAGCAAATCAGATTTATCAAAATAGCTTAAATCTCCCTTTAAGAAGTTTTGAAAACCCTTgattgaattaaaatttttacttatatGTGATTCAAAGACTATAGCAAAATGATACTGGTTAATTGACCAATTTTCAACTTCTCAGTATTGATTTATTGATTAATCTTATTCATATAAGAGAACAGGCAAATGTTTATTAGGCAAACATAAAGGCATGTCTaca
Coding sequences:
- the ZNF214 gene encoding zinc finger protein 214, coding for MAVTFEDVTVSFTWEEWKLLDSSQKKLYREVMWENYTNVMLVGNWKESCKPQEERFSYLDHENLSCWQGWKTASTPIYENKNYVEMVQGIDSKDLKQQHLSRYQEWSTLPTQVAGYGNYELTFEGKSPRNLKYTKCIPCWSLERKHSEDDGRKIYVSDSCGFQGLRYHVGISRRNLSLEKEQKLKRQHSIPGQEAFPEYIGEICQNYLLKGSMEEKYCACKKCKEIYYWNSQCVLHKRNQLGEKLYACSISPTCFPQRSDLYRHPRIHTGKQLYRCDEVASNFSQSFGVHFHQRAHPGEVPYICNLCSNSFSQIPRLHHQRFHLEEKLYKLQCDKDLGRNSLLHIHQRLHIGEKPFKCDQCGKSFSRSSVLHVHQRVHTGEKPYKCDECGKGFSQSSNLRIHQLVHTGEKSYKCGDCGKGFTQRSNLQIHQRVHTGEKPYKCDTCGKDFSHSSDLRIHQRVHTGEKPYICHECGKGFSKSSKLHTHQRVHTGEKPYKCEQCGKGFSQRSHLLIHQRVHTGEKPYKCDDCGKGFSHSSNLHIHQRIHTGEKPYQCAKCGKGFSHSSALRIHQRVHTGEKTYKCHEYYKGFNQNSHLYNNCRRETL